The following coding sequences are from one bacterium window:
- a CDS encoding radical SAM protein, translating into MTKKASFFRIVRAILKTPRIVLARPAVNGFLCRYLRKFKMLDVDGNLIIHSHLPPVNSRAYSRFVTEHLLGESIAPSHAQIAVTNACPYQCSYCYNRDRTGRVMDHQTILAAVRQLKELGVFWLGLTGGEPLLNRRLSEIIECAAGDCAVKLFTTGCTLTKQRAAELKQAGLFSVSVSLDHWQEERHDQGRNRPGAFRTALEAIDILKGVPGLHVGVSAVLSTEMLEEEQVETFLQFLGGLDIHEAWLSEAKPSTAAFQRPELVITQEERERLIAIQDRYNKKGGMTVNYLGHFEDSRHFGCSAGHKMVYIDAFGELSPCVFIPISFGNVRERTVKEIYQTMQQRFPTESTCFINRNYRVLQGRGSGAGPIDPAAA; encoded by the coding sequence ATGACAAAGAAGGCTTCTTTTTTCAGGATCGTTCGTGCGATCCTGAAGACGCCGCGAATCGTCCTGGCCAGGCCGGCCGTCAATGGATTCCTCTGCCGTTATCTGCGTAAATTCAAGATGCTGGATGTCGACGGCAACCTCATCATCCACTCGCACCTGCCGCCGGTCAACAGCAGGGCTTACTCGCGTTTTGTCACCGAGCATCTGCTTGGCGAATCCATCGCTCCTTCTCACGCTCAGATCGCAGTCACCAACGCCTGCCCGTACCAGTGCTCCTACTGTTATAACCGGGATCGTACCGGCCGGGTGATGGATCATCAAACGATACTGGCTGCGGTCCGCCAGTTAAAGGAACTGGGTGTGTTCTGGCTCGGACTGACCGGCGGCGAACCGCTGTTGAATCGGCGGCTCTCGGAGATTATCGAGTGTGCGGCCGGCGATTGCGCGGTCAAACTCTTTACCACAGGATGCACGCTGACCAAACAACGCGCCGCAGAGCTGAAACAGGCCGGGCTTTTTTCCGTCTCGGTGAGCCTCGACCACTGGCAGGAAGAGCGCCACGACCAGGGGCGCAACCGTCCGGGCGCGTTTCGCACTGCTCTGGAGGCGATCGATATTCTCAAAGGGGTTCCGGGATTGCATGTCGGCGTCTCGGCGGTGCTTTCCACAGAGATGCTCGAAGAGGAGCAGGTCGAAACGTTTCTCCAGTTTCTTGGCGGCCTTGATATTCATGAAGCCTGGCTGAGCGAAGCCAAGCCCTCCACGGCCGCGTTTCAGCGTCCCGAGCTCGTCATCACACAGGAGGAGCGGGAGCGATTGATCGCGATCCAGGACCGGTATAATAAAAAAGGCGGAATGACCGTCAACTATCTGGGTCACTTTGAAGACAGTCGGCATTTCGGCTGTTCCGCCGGGCACAAAATGGTCTATATCGATGCGTTCGGCGAGCTGAGCCCCTGCGTCTTTATTCCAATTTCCTTTGGCAATGTCAGAGAGCGTACGGTGAAAGAGATCTACCAGACCATGCAGCAGCGTTTTCCCACGGAAAGCACCTGTTTTATCAACCGGAATTATCGGGTGCTGCAAGGCCGGGGGAGCGGGGCTGGTCCGATCGATCCCGCAGCCGCT